cgAAAATTATAGCGaggcccccatgtatgctggtcacgcccactggttgtgtgccgtggaaacccccctcaaatcctgcatttgcccctgcaatGGTCTGATAAACATGACACTGACATTATCTCTGTTTTGGTCAACAGATCTGAATCCAATCAAGCATTCATACCCTCTGTTacggttcaaatacaaatgcagctcaggacaggcggctggagctggcgcctcaggacaggcggctggagctggcagattggggctcttcccagagaacaggaatggtggagcataaacaaatttggaatgcagagaggaaacaacaggagatggttcagtaagctgacgtggtctacggataggacagtcctgcaagaaatgtgcattgctggcacagtagagacacaacttgtttgttattctgcgttgtcgctcctcctcggtcagatgggggcgtggaccacctgtgaactgggaattagttaccccatagtttttactaaacagcaaatttgtagaagcacaattaagagcTGCTGTTTGCACAGTTTCAGCAGCAGTGAAGGTGGATTGAGATAGACCAAcagcttctgtattaggagagacataatcagacagtctcctgagagggtccacaagtaaagcagAAAATCTAGCacgctgagaacgtagcaagataatgtccatctgtaaagtttgtagcagtggcaattccaagattggtgaaacagacatgttgcaaaaaccaaatgaaaaaacaattgcaaaataaggtcccagaataaatatcttccacacgactcctaagctgttttttcttttgggctggttatactgtcacggttcaaatacaaatgcagctcaggagccaggaatgaagtggaaacacacaaagtttattgctgaatatacaggaacatgcaggaataaataccgggtagatggctgatgaaggtaagtggtaatatggagagatccaggcagcatgaaaccataagtacagcagaggaaaggaacaacaggatgggacaacaataaccagcaatgtgtgctgggagagacaggtttaagaaggaacacacccaggtgcaagaaataattacagggcaggttaacccctgatacaaccaagttaggcacaatagcagcacctctggtgatcagaggtactgctgcaacatataaaatggaatacaaataataaagtccaaaagtccaggaggcaggtcgttacacCCTCCACTGTACCAGTCACAATCTCCTGCACAGTTTTGTACCAGTTAACAGAAGCTGTACTGGACCACGTTCTCTCCCAGTCCTCTCTCTGCAACTTACTTTGCTAAGATACGTACTTTTTTattacgttcgttttgcgttTGGTAATTAATCAAATTCAGTATTATTTAGTGATACCACCTGTAAAACAATAAactcaactcaaactgcaaactATCAAAAGAAATGAGAGATCTTCTTTTAAAGTCACCAGTTAGTTGCTTAGTAATATTGCTTGTGAATAACAAGTTCAGTCCTAGACGCTACACTTGTTACAATGTATCCTGTGTTAAACCATGGGCCGATTATAATGCAACATAAAATTCATTGAATGTTAGGTAATTTCCTTAGAAGTACTGTTTATATATAATGACTTTAATGAGAATATCAGTCCTACACTGCACGGGACATTGCAATGCATATTATGCGGATCAAACTAATTATCAGCAGAATTTATTCtagtttttaataataataatcatctagTTATTAGAGGCAcaaattaatcaaaataaaaGTTGAAATGCAGACCACTCCTCATTATTATATCTCTCAGTATTTGAGACTTTTTAGAGATTATATTTGTATGTTACTATAGGATCCTTAATAATTcatggaactgctgtttctgtccTAATactttaaactattttttaattGCTAAATGTATACATatcacatatttgccaactcggggagatccgggggaggtgggcatgtgagggAGGGGCTCGGCAAATTGCGTCGTTTGGCCCTGCTCCTAAACTGTTGTCCCAATTTGTAGCCTATTACAGCACGATGACGCGTGAATTGCGTCCTCAGCCTTGCCGCTGCACCTAATTAATGAAGTGgccaagaaccgggaggttgccctgctctcccaggagtccaggaggactcccagaaatccgggagtctcccggacgctCATTGTGTTCAAAGGATAGGCAAGCAAAATACAGATATCTAGCTGTTTAACTACATTTCCCAGAATACCTTGCCACTGTAATCAATGTGGAAGTTCTTGGGAAATGTAGTTGAAGAACTGCTGGAAAACTGTAGGTTGTAGTGGTCCTGTCTGCCAAGATGTACACATATAATAGAACAACATATAGTGTTCTGCTTAGGAAAACAAGTCCTCCACTTTTACGCCTTTCCTCCACTCTAATATCCACCACTGACTCCCCCCATCACGACTTCTCTTGCGCTACTCCCCAAGGGCCCTTTCAAAATCTACCTCTTCACTGTAGCCTAACCCACCACCACCTTGACTTTTCCCTCTACACGCTCTACCAGCCACATTCACTCATGTCTAATCCTCTCCCACTATCTCTGGTTTCCCCCTTTCTCTATAGTGTAAACTCTCAAGAGCAGGGCCCACTCTAACTTTCCCACACCTCTTTATTaccggtcccacagtgggctactttggcctgcatttattttcctttaaaataggctgaaaTTTGTCAGTCCTCCCCTGCCTGCTATGTTCTTATGTTTAAATGGATTTGTTTGagtgttatgtttttatttttatttatactcaTGCAATTTTATCTTATTTAGTTGCTACCTGTAATTGTGCTTGTACAATTTGTACTTGTAATTGtatatgattttttgttttgttgaatCTGTATCGATGTGCTTTGAATACTAACTGGTGCAACAGAAtttgtggcgccttaaaaataaacaatgatgataatgagaAACTGTCAATATAGCTGCCTCAGACAGAGATTTCTGTCTTCGTGGTAAGAGAGACGCTGGAAGAACCCATAAGATTCGTTTAATAATCATTGGATTATAATAACCGGATTTGCATGCATTTTAAACTGTACTTCATGTTTTATATACACAGGGAGCATGAGAATAGAAGCTACGTCAGGCAGCGAAGCCACTAATTTATAATGCAAGGCATTTATTAGGAGCAATTTATTTACCAGCATGATACTCCCCACAACGGTCCTTTACTTAGACTCAAACTAACCTGCTTGGAAGATGGCAGTTCAGTGCTGATGAATGAAGGTGAATCATCTGTTATTTATTGACTTGATGAGCTGGTGGCTGGATTGGACTGTGTATTGGATTTAGACAGGTTGTGGCTCTCTGGACTAAGGTCTCTTTGGCTGGTATAGCATGGTGAGACTTGTTGTTTCACAAAAGTAAGAAAGTCCTAAATTACAATCTGTAATCTATAGTGCTACACTAGGGTATATAGAAACGTTTCTATGACAGTGGTGTATAATTTAATGCAAGATGTTAATAAAAGGGAagattaatgtttttattgtaatattatgGTACCTCTTATTCTGGAGAAATCAAGGAGGACTATGGATAATGCTGATTGGAATtgagatcattattattattattattattaacaacatttatttacatagtgccagcatactttatagtgctttacatttgggaacaaaacacattaataaaagaaGAAATTCATTGTTTAACCTCTTAATCTTTAGCTTCTGAGCTTTCTACAACAACATAATAGGCCACCTTTGATGGtgcattagtaaaaaaaaaaaaaattactgtatattttgcccttacatttatttttagttcACATTTACACTGAATTTCTGACATTTTTATGGTAAAAAACATTGCTCATTTATTTAGAGCTGCTGAACTTCTTACCAATTATTGCAGGGAATGACTTTGAGATAATGATGTGGTAAATGAGGGTAGGGAGAGACATGCCCCATGGGTGGCACAATACACGGCTCCTCCACAGCATCTTTCCAACAAAGTTGCAGACATTGGTAGACTTGATGCGATATGTAGtaatcatagttgccaattccgcttataaaaagcggaattgggcttctctttttgttaagttgcgggtttattttcactgccccgggtagcttgtttttgggcttggacacgttCTCCAAGTCTTCAGGCTGgataatgttttggtttttttccgtctgttaccattttgtgattggtgcattcaattttttttgtggGTGGGTTGTGCAGTGAATTCCTCCAAAGAAGAGGCGCTTTGTTGGTGGGTaggcggagtcagaggaggacgtcgaataaatcacaggaagacggagctgcaacaacctgctgaattAAGTGCTGTCTGTACGATCGCTACATTTATAGCAGGTAACagagctatataacaccctcccctcccattcagtcAGCTGCTCATGTTAGATTactgctttcagagccctatcttatactgttatattatggggctgtgtggtatagacataccagtgtacTTTTAAACATTATACTCAGTTCACGTATGTTGTGGATCTAGCCTTTTTTACTTGCCGGGGCGATGCTGTGGTGTAATTATGGTTAATTAGAAACTGTATTTCTGGATGATTATTGAATCTGCAGCCATGTCAGTTTCCCCCATTTCAAAAGGGTAATTTACTGCTTTATCGGCttcatttgccatatcagtgtagaaatgtgtcctcttgtgtttataaaggttttctaaatggagattcattGTAGAAAATGGTGTCATAGAAAAGGACGggcccctgtaagttgggctttatAGGATTAGTTTGGGCTTGCTTTTCactaagcggttgcttgtttttcctttcagagttggcaaccctggtagTAATACCTCCCTACCATCCCGATTTAGTCGGGACTGTCCCGATTTGAGAACTTGCCATCCcgatcgggacagctttgtccccaTTGTTGGCCAATATTCTGTTCATACCGCTGCTCTGCATGGTGCTGAACAGGTGACCAATGTGCACAGCAATGAAGGGGTTTGTatgggaggggaggagggaatATGGCACACTGGCAGCCAAGTGCTGCAAGTGCTTTCAAAAGTAACCATGCCTTTATCTTGATGTGCCACTCCATCATGACATGGCCATCCTGATGCTaactacccaaatgttgggaagtatgtgtAGTGGCACAATGCCCTAttaagtacatttattttggtgtttACATTTTCTTATTCACTACCTGTATATAGCATGTTTATTTCATTTCATGTATTGTATTTCTAACATACTGTATGTTCACTCCATTTCCTTGACATAATTTTGTGGTTATTTTGTTCCTTGCGTTTGCTATATCCCGTTTACAAAGACTTTACATGAACGAAGTCAGTTTCAATTCACCCATAACATAACATCATGCACGCAGTGAAGTATACTAATGcatatttttcataatttacCCATGTGTCAAAATGGAACACTGTAATAAAATGTCATCCTGTGTGGTGTCATCATAACGACCgagaaaatatgaaaataaactaCAAGTCCCGAGCTGCACTGCAGCTGCCCTCACACATGTGACCGGAAGTAACTGCGCTCTCAGGCTCAGCAAGGGTGCCCTTGTTGAAAAGAAACATGGCGCCTGCTGTGCTGCGATTCTTGAAGTGAGTCATTGGTTTAATATATTATTCCTAACGATGTTAATAAAGTTGTGCATTGTTTGGTAACGATACATGTACCATCTGTCCTGGAAATTCATCACATGCTGTGCTGATAGCAGTCAGTATTATGGGGGATATACACAGATGACAGTGTTATTAGTTGTAGGATAGTTCAGCTTTAGACTGGTAAATACCATTACCCAGTGGACACTTAGAAGTTATTAAACTACGATCTAAAAAGGTGTACTTCAATGACATTAGGAATTTCCTTCAGTACGAAGAACGTTATAGACACCAAGCTGATGACTGTAACTATCTTGCAGGTTTACCACAAAGACACTGGTGGCAGGAGGCGCAGTCTATGTGGCCTATGACTATGGCCTGCTTGGAAGTGGCGCTGAGGGAGAAGAAGCCCTGAAGAAGACTACAGCAGCTGTACCGCCTGCTCTTCATGAATGGGCAGATTATTTTGGCTTGCAGGTATAAGCAAGGTTCAGCACTTGAATATTTCTAGAAATGTCATTTTTGAAAAGCCTGTAACAGTTATTCTTCAAATCATAATCAAATACTGTGTGTAACATTAAAGAGAACCTGGCACCTTTCTATGTTGATAATAGTGTACTATATATGAAATTATTTGCAGTCATATGTAGTCTTTAGAAGAACTCCCACCTTGTAATTTAATGAGCCAAACTCTCAAAGCTATCTCAAAACAATCCTATGCTTCCCATACTGACCCAGGATCGCACAATATCAAAGCACAACAAATACTCCTCATAATAACAATCATAAAAACAGAAAGCATATTCTGAAGTTGTAGGAATTTGGCACATAATCAATATACATGATGAAAAATGTAAAGATCCAAACATTGGCCAGATGAATGTAAGGAGGGCCCTAATGGTCCTATTCAGTGGGAGGAGGTGGTGAGGGCATATTTAGTAGTGAAAGGGGTAGTGGGTAGGAGAAAGGAACTGAtaagtcatttaaaaaaatatttaatataacatttaaataGTAAATCCCTACTAATTGAAGCAACAAATATTACTAAACATGTTTtgccttaagctaggtacacactacacagttttcatccaataattggctaAATCAGGCGatatacgactgctcgttcaaaagtcgggtcagtgtgtgcagtgacacgatggtcgaaagtctgtccaaatggacgattgtcacctcatttggttggtcgtaccgtttaatattttcgttccaatctcgtttccgttgtgtagtgtgtataaacttctgactgatccacaacagtgagtacgaaattacagtccttgctcacgacaacatggctgtaaaaagtcgctaaagggacatccgctcttccctttatcgtcctaaacaaggctagtgtgtatgcagtccatggaccgagcgatcggaacatcgatcgcatgtaaaatcgatcggcataaaaagttggaaaattctgtagtgtgtacccagcttcagctGTACTAGTTCTCTAGTAACAAATTCTCAGGTCAATAAAGGAACATTCAGCTAAACAATTGAAaatttcagatatgaaccattatttatttactatcctttatatagcacctacataacACCCAGCTCTTAACAGAGTATTGACTGATTgcttcagtccctgtcccattctaGCTTGCAGTGTAATTTCTCAttcacactagggttaattttgtcaaaagccagttaacctaccagtatgttcttgagtgtgggagtaaacccatgcaaacatgggaagaacatacaaactccacatagctaGTGCCCCATCGTTGTGAGTCaacaatgctaatcactgtgccaccaaaccatgaaggtaaaacacATAGTTCACATTGCTTGTTTTTAATTCTCTTCtttgtaaaatatacatatacccTATGGTTGTGTAGGGATTCACTCAAAATTGTATATTGGaccagtgggcagcacggtggctcagtgatcaGCACTTATGCTTCTCAGTGCTGAGgtgatgagtttgattcctgaccaaggTCTTATCTATGTGATGTTTGTATGTTCCctacgtgtttgcgtggggttgctctggtttcctcccacactccaaaaacttaatagtagattaattggctgtgaatttacactgtaagcttcaGTGGGGCAAGGATTGATGTTAGTAACAAATATTATACGTACAGCGCTTGGAAAGTTGTTTGGGTAATATAAAAAATGATGATTGCCTGGAGTTGCTACGATATCACAGTATCTATGAACAACATCAAATATTTGACATTGTGTATAGTGTCAACTACCTTAGTGGTactgaactttttttttcttttagctgTGTCCCACAGTCTCCATGTGCCATTATTATGGGACCCCAAAACAAGTTATTTAATGAGAATAAATTTCTGATAACCTACTTTGTTGATCACCTTCAATCTACCTCACTGCAGGTTATTGTTGTTTAGTACAAATCATTAAGAATTGGATAGACTTTCTCAAACACCCTTCAGTGgtcttgctgagaggaagccaAATGTGCTTAGGAATAGTGCTTCATTTGTAATTAAAATGAATGTGAAATATCGCAAGCATCTGAAACCCCTTTGCATACTTAAttatgaaattaaattattaataacttttt
The Mixophyes fleayi isolate aMixFle1 chromosome 1, aMixFle1.hap1, whole genome shotgun sequence DNA segment above includes these coding regions:
- the MICOS13 gene encoding MICOS complex subunit MIC13, with amino-acid sequence MAPAVLRFLKFTTKTLVAGGAVYVAYDYGLLGSGAEGEEALKKTTAAVPPALHEWADYFGLQLPSPPKFDFSLCESWNWGVQKSVCALSCAPTKACEYTAESWKYVKDLVK